The following proteins come from a genomic window of Alicyclobacillus dauci:
- the hisS gene encoding histidine--tRNA ligase gives MDIQRPRGTADLLPGTVESWQALEETVRETFDTANYQEIRTPIFEHTELFERGVGDTTDIVSKEMYTFLDRGDRSITLRPEGTAGAVRAFVENKLYGTGSISKLFYIGPMFRYEKPQKGRFRQFHQYGAEVLGTEEPAIDAEVIQLNLTILRRLGLKDLKVELNSVGCPVCRPKHKAEMLAKLEPRRHDLCKECQERLDKNPLRIFDCKNESCQAILREVGAPYISDVLCEECETHFQAVQEYLRAMDVPFVLQKDLVRGLDYYTRTAWEVTSPGFTTIAGGGRYNGLVEQVGGPPTPGIGFGGGVERALWVLQEQGGSLGEGHQLDVFVAVADKDADRTAMVVLNSIRGRGLKSDRDYQGRGLKSQFKLADRMKAKYAVILGEAELASGKATVKDLETGVQEQIGFAALADYIEQHVAEKMASGGKQE, from the coding sequence AGACATTTGATACCGCCAACTATCAGGAGATTCGCACCCCCATATTTGAGCACACTGAGCTGTTTGAGCGCGGTGTAGGGGATACCACAGATATCGTTTCGAAGGAAATGTACACATTTTTGGATCGCGGTGATCGGTCTATCACGCTGCGACCAGAGGGAACGGCGGGCGCTGTCCGTGCGTTTGTGGAAAATAAATTATATGGCACAGGGTCTATCAGCAAGCTGTTTTACATTGGCCCGATGTTCCGGTATGAAAAACCGCAAAAAGGGCGGTTTCGTCAATTTCACCAATACGGCGCTGAAGTGCTCGGAACCGAGGAACCGGCGATTGATGCAGAAGTCATTCAACTGAATTTGACGATTTTACGGCGTCTTGGCCTCAAGGATCTGAAGGTTGAATTGAACAGTGTCGGTTGTCCGGTTTGCCGTCCCAAGCACAAAGCAGAAATGCTTGCGAAATTGGAACCTCGTCGGCATGACCTGTGTAAGGAATGTCAAGAGCGGTTGGACAAGAACCCGCTGCGCATTTTTGATTGCAAAAACGAGTCCTGCCAAGCCATTTTACGCGAAGTGGGTGCCCCGTATATCTCGGACGTCCTGTGTGAAGAGTGCGAAACGCACTTTCAGGCCGTACAAGAATATCTGCGTGCCATGGACGTACCGTTTGTCCTCCAGAAGGACCTCGTTCGCGGGCTGGACTATTACACCCGCACGGCTTGGGAAGTCACGTCGCCCGGATTCACTACCATTGCTGGCGGTGGGCGATACAACGGTTTGGTCGAACAGGTAGGTGGACCGCCAACCCCCGGCATCGGTTTCGGCGGCGGTGTTGAGCGGGCCCTGTGGGTTCTTCAAGAACAAGGTGGATCGCTTGGAGAGGGACATCAGCTCGACGTGTTTGTCGCCGTAGCCGACAAGGACGCTGACCGAACGGCAATGGTCGTCCTCAATTCCATTCGGGGCAGGGGTCTCAAGTCGGATCGGGACTATCAAGGTCGCGGATTGAAATCGCAGTTTAAGTTGGCGGATCGGATGAAGGCGAAGTATGCCGTCATCCTCGGTGAAGCAGAACTGGCTTCGGGGAAGGCGACTGTCAAGGACCTTGAAACTGGTGTGCAGGAACAAATTGGATTCGCTGCACTGGCAGATTATATAGAGCAGCATGTCGCAGAAAAAATGGCTTCAGGGGGAAAACAGGAATGA